In the genome of bacterium, one region contains:
- a CDS encoding DUF4405 domain-containing protein produces the protein MNKQKTLKWLNLALFALFAVQAVTGALAFTGLLENAEAAGEVHEYAGLAMVLVVLAHLWLNWGWVKLNFLKKRG, from the coding sequence ATGAACAAGCAGAAAACACTTAAATGGCTGAACCTGGCGCTGTTTGCGCTGTTTGCCGTCCAGGCGGTGACCGGGGCGCTGGCCTTTACCGGATTGCTGGAGAACGCCGAGGCCGCCGGGGAGGTGCATGAGTATGCCGGGCTGGCCATGGTCCTTGTTGTCCTGGCGCATCTGTGGCTCAACTGGGGCTGGGTGAAACTAAACTTCCTTAAGAAACGGGGTTAA
- the rpsK gene encoding 30S ribosomal protein S11, with translation MAEEKKQVKKKEKKIESSGIAHIQATFNNTIVTITDKSGNVISWASSGKAGFKGSRKSTPFAAQMAAENCAKTAVSLGMQRVEAWVKGPGGGRESAIRSLQSSGLAVTVIRDVTPVPHNGCRAPKKRRV, from the coding sequence ATGGCGGAAGAGAAAAAGCAGGTCAAGAAAAAAGAAAAGAAGATCGAATCTTCAGGCATCGCCCACATCCAGGCCACCTTCAACAACACCATCGTCACCATCACCGACAAGAGCGGCAACGTCATCTCCTGGGCCTCGTCGGGGAAGGCCGGATTCAAGGGCTCGCGCAAATCAACCCCCTTCGCCGCCCAGATGGCGGCCGAGAACTGCGCCAAGACCGCGGTCTCGCTGGGGATGCAGCGGGTGGAGGCCTGGGTCAAGGGCCCGGGCGGCGGACGGGAATCCGCCATCAGGTCGCTCCAGTCCTCGGGCCTGGCCGTGACCGTGATCCGCGACGTGACCCCGGTGCCCCACAACGGCTGCCGGGCCCCCAAGAAGCGCCGGGTCTAA
- the ychF gene encoding redox-regulated ATPase YchF, whose amino-acid sequence MQLGIIGLPQSGKTTIFNALTKSCIKEGEYSTGCDVHMGVVKVPDPRLDKLTAMFNPKKKVPATITYVDIGGMAKGVSDSGGLGTEFLTQMHKVDAMILVLRGFADASGAPSPVDDYQTIATELLLSDLSMVERRIERVKIDIKKVKRPELDKELAILDKCRVHLEAEKPLHMLDLFPEESKALRSFQLLTEKPLLPVLNYGEGVDFVALQSALSSASSQEATALCGAIEMDIAQMSDEEAKEFLAEMKIAEPALNKMIRTSYRLLGQISFFTVGEDECRAWTIPLNTKAPQAAGTIHSDLERGFIRAETVSYDHLTEVGTYAAAREKGYVRQEGKEYIVKDGDVINIKFNV is encoded by the coding sequence TTGCAACTAGGAATCATCGGCCTGCCCCAGTCGGGCAAGACAACGATCTTCAACGCCCTGACCAAATCCTGCATCAAAGAGGGTGAATACTCCACCGGCTGCGATGTCCACATGGGAGTGGTCAAGGTGCCGGACCCCCGGCTGGACAAGCTGACTGCCATGTTCAACCCCAAGAAGAAGGTCCCGGCCACCATCACCTATGTGGACATCGGCGGCATGGCCAAGGGGGTCTCCGATTCCGGGGGCCTGGGCACCGAGTTCCTGACCCAGATGCACAAGGTGGACGCCATGATCCTGGTGCTGCGCGGCTTCGCCGACGCCTCCGGCGCCCCATCCCCGGTGGATGATTACCAGACCATTGCCACCGAGCTGCTGCTGTCCGACCTGTCCATGGTGGAGCGGCGGATCGAGCGGGTCAAAATAGACATTAAAAAGGTAAAACGGCCGGAGCTGGACAAGGAACTGGCGATCCTGGATAAATGCCGGGTCCACCTGGAGGCCGAAAAGCCGCTTCACATGCTGGACCTTTTCCCGGAAGAATCCAAGGCCCTCCGCAGTTTCCAGCTTCTGACCGAGAAGCCGCTGCTGCCGGTGCTGAACTACGGGGAAGGGGTGGATTTTGTTGCTTTGCAGAGCGCCTTGTCCTCGGCCAGCAGCCAGGAAGCCACCGCCCTGTGCGGGGCCATCGAGATGGACATCGCCCAGATGTCGGACGAGGAGGCCAAAGAATTTCTGGCCGAAATGAAGATCGCCGAGCCGGCCTTGAACAAGATGATCCGCACCTCGTACCGGCTGCTGGGCCAGATCTCCTTTTTCACCGTGGGCGAGGACGAGTGCCGGGCCTGGACCATTCCCTTAAACACCAAGGCCCCCCAGGCGGCCGGGACCATCCACTCCGACCTGGAACGGGGGTTCATCCGGGCCGAGACGGTCTCCTACGACCACCTGACCGAGGTAGGCACCTACGCCGCCGCCCGGGAAAAGGGCTATGTTAGACAGGAGGGCAAGGAGTACATAGTCAAGGACGGGGACGTGATCAACATCAAGTTCAATGTCTGA
- a CDS encoding family 10 glycosylhydrolase: protein MRTPIKNIIILALVLTLLPALVQAQVKGMWVVRYSLTSPASVKKIVRSARQAGITDLFVQFFAKGEAYYNSQNLPTAACVSKDFDPLALMLKECKASGIKMHAWINVYFIWSSEADPKDRRHVYYKGKGWFAADSEGRSLKDYSQKELDRKGLEGVYLSAASPEVKEYLRELVREILFKYDVDGIHLDYVRYGNLNYSYDLSSRNAFYSQYKVDPMAFFTGDPGLKPYWDTWYQWRMYNISDLVSQLKMDIVKFNPWVKLSAAVKPDPDEARAGFGQDWPNWLLNRWVDFVVLMDYSKDTPTVLRLAQKSVRYKGAGQVYVGLGAWRDSMEGIMEKTRELRRAGINDIVLFSYDGLAQRGISFEELKDRGF from the coding sequence ATGCGTACTCCAATAAAAAACATAATAATTTTAGCTCTAGTTCTGACACTCCTCCCTGCCCTGGTACAGGCCCAGGTCAAAGGCATGTGGGTGGTGCGCTACTCCCTGACCAGCCCGGCCAGCGTCAAGAAGATCGTCCGCTCGGCCCGGCAGGCCGGCATCACCGATCTGTTCGTCCAGTTCTTCGCCAAGGGCGAGGCCTACTACAATTCCCAAAACCTGCCCACCGCCGCCTGCGTCTCCAAGGACTTCGACCCCCTTGCCCTGATGCTGAAGGAATGCAAGGCCAGCGGCATCAAGATGCACGCCTGGATCAACGTCTACTTCATCTGGTCCTCCGAGGCGGACCCCAAGGACCGGAGGCATGTCTATTACAAGGGCAAGGGGTGGTTCGCCGCCGATTCAGAGGGACGTTCGTTAAAGGATTACAGTCAGAAAGAACTGGACCGGAAAGGCCTGGAAGGGGTCTATCTTTCAGCGGCCAGCCCCGAGGTCAAGGAGTATCTTCGGGAGCTGGTGAGGGAGATCCTCTTCAAATACGATGTGGACGGCATCCACCTGGACTATGTGCGCTACGGCAACCTTAACTATTCCTACGACCTCTCCAGCCGCAACGCCTTTTACAGCCAGTATAAGGTTGACCCCATGGCCTTCTTCACCGGGGATCCCGGCCTAAAGCCCTACTGGGATACCTGGTACCAGTGGCGGATGTACAACATCTCGGACCTGGTCTCCCAGCTGAAGATGGACATCGTCAAGTTCAACCCCTGGGTCAAGCTCTCGGCTGCGGTCAAGCCCGACCCCGACGAGGCCCGGGCCGGTTTTGGCCAGGACTGGCCCAACTGGTTGCTGAACCGCTGGGTGGACTTTGTGGTGCTGATGGATTACTCCAAAGACACTCCCACCGTCCTGCGGCTGGCCCAGAAATCGGTGCGCTACAAGGGGGCGGGACAGGTCTACGTGGGGCTGGGGGCCTGGCGCGACAGCATGGAGGGCATCATGGAGAAGACCAGGGAACTGCGGCGGGCGGGCATCAACGACATCGTGCTGTTCTCCTACGACGGCCTGGCCCAGCGGGGGATAAGCTTTGAGGAGCTTAAGGACAGGGGCTTCTGA
- the rpsD gene encoding 30S ribosomal protein S4, translating to MARYTAARCKLCRREGAKLFLKGERCNTKNCAFDKRPYAPGEHGKDRMRKPTGYAIHLREKQKVRRIYGILERQFRNYFEKASSMKGVTGENLLSLLERRLDNIVFRMGLAPSRSAARQLVNHGHFLVNDKVVNIPSILLRPGDTIEVKTKSKDNVIIAGALEATKGRTPVPWLELNKEKLSGKLVNIPTRDSIGMQINEQLIVELYSK from the coding sequence ATGGCAAGATATACTGCTGCCAGGTGTAAGTTGTGCCGCCGCGAGGGAGCCAAGTTGTTCCTAAAGGGCGAAAGATGCAACACCAAGAACTGCGCCTTTGACAAGAGGCCCTATGCCCCGGGCGAGCACGGCAAGGACCGGATGCGCAAGCCCACCGGTTACGCCATCCACCTGAGGGAAAAACAGAAGGTCCGCCGGATCTACGGCATCCTGGAACGCCAGTTCCGCAACTATTTCGAGAAGGCCTCCAGCATGAAGGGGGTCACCGGCGAGAACCTGCTGTCACTGCTGGAACGCCGGCTGGACAACATCGTCTTCCGGATGGGGCTGGCCCCATCCCGCTCGGCCGCCCGCCAGCTGGTCAATCACGGGCATTTTCTGGTCAACGACAAGGTCGTCAATATTCCATCCATCCTGCTGCGCCCCGGCGACACCATCGAGGTCAAAACCAAGAGCAAGGACAATGTGATCATTGCCGGCGCCCTGGAAGCGACCAAAGGGCGGACCCCCGTGCCCTGGCTGGAGCTCAACAAGGAGAAACTCTCGGGCAAGCTGGTCAACATCCCCACCAGGGACAGCATCGGGATGCAGATCAACGAACAGCTGATCGTGGAGTTGTACTCCAAGTAA
- a CDS encoding DNA-directed RNA polymerase subunit alpha has product MRWNTLQMPKSIVIDEATYGPNYGKFIAEPLERGYGLTLGNALRRVLLSSIPGAAIMAVKIEGVLHEFSTIPGVVEDVTEIILNIKKIKLRLHSEHPKVLYLKASGKGEVKASQIESDAEVEILNPEQHIATLSEDGVFKLELTVDHGRGYVPAEVFRKSFNTIGLIPVDAIFSPVSRVNFLVENCRVGERTDYDRLILEVHTNGSVKPDVAVSQAAKLLRDHLTLFRSFGEDGEEGKVEGLDDDMVKMRDMLMKPVEELELSVRSANCLRANNIFTLGDLVQKTESEMLKYRNFGRKSLAELSVILKNMSLTFGMKVDQYTDAKKKKA; this is encoded by the coding sequence ATGAGATGGAATACCCTGCAGATGCCCAAGAGCATCGTGATAGACGAAGCAACTTACGGACCCAATTACGGTAAATTCATTGCCGAGCCCTTGGAACGGGGTTACGGCCTGACCTTAGGCAACGCCCTGCGCCGGGTGCTGCTGTCATCCATCCCCGGGGCGGCCATCATGGCGGTCAAGATCGAGGGCGTGCTCCACGAGTTCTCCACCATCCCGGGCGTGGTGGAAGACGTCACCGAGATAATCCTGAACATCAAGAAAATTAAGCTCCGCCTGCATTCCGAACATCCCAAGGTCCTGTATCTCAAGGCTTCGGGCAAGGGCGAGGTCAAGGCCTCCCAGATTGAATCCGACGCCGAGGTGGAGATCCTGAACCCCGAACAGCACATCGCCACCCTTTCCGAGGACGGGGTGTTCAAGCTGGAACTGACCGTGGATCACGGCCGGGGCTATGTGCCGGCCGAGGTCTTCCGCAAATCATTCAACACCATCGGGCTGATCCCGGTGGACGCCATCTTCTCGCCGGTCTCCCGGGTCAACTTTTTGGTGGAGAACTGCCGGGTGGGCGAGCGCACCGACTATGACCGCCTGATCCTGGAGGTCCACACCAACGGCTCGGTGAAGCCCGATGTGGCGGTATCCCAGGCCGCCAAGCTGCTGCGCGACCACCTGACCCTGTTCCGCTCCTTCGGTGAAGACGGCGAAGAGGGCAAGGTCGAGGGCCTGGACGACGACATGGTGAAGATGCGGGACATGCTGATGAAGCCGGTGGAGGAGCTGGAGCTCTCGGTGCGCTCGGCCAACTGTCTGCGGGCCAACAATATCTTCACCCTGGGCGATCTGGTGCAGAAGACCGAAAGCGAAATGCTTAAATACCGGAACTTCGGCCGCAAGTCGCTGGCCGAGCTCTCGGTGATCTTAAAGAACATGAGCCTGACCTTCGGGATGAAGGTGGACCAGTATACCGACGCCAAGAAGAAGAAGGCCTGA
- a CDS encoding AIR synthase related protein, with the protein MAKKISDIGEFGLIDRIKKTAGMVPRNSRVLLGIGDDAALLKLSPGKICAVTTDTMVEGVHFDLSYTSFFDLGYRTMAANLSDIAAMGGNPMMALVTLALPAKTSVKQIDQLYAGMQALAKKPGVVIAGGDIVKSRELSITL; encoded by the coding sequence GTGGCAAAAAAGATATCTGACATAGGCGAGTTCGGCCTGATAGACCGGATAAAAAAGACCGCAGGCATGGTCCCCAGGAACAGCCGGGTCCTATTGGGTATAGGTGATGATGCCGCTCTTTTAAAACTGTCCCCGGGCAAAATATGCGCCGTCACCACCGACACCATGGTGGAAGGGGTTCACTTTGACCTGAGCTACACTTCCTTCTTTGACCTGGGATACAGGACCATGGCGGCCAACCTTTCCGACATTGCGGCCATGGGGGGGAACCCTATGATGGCGTTGGTCACCTTGGCGCTTCCTGCAAAAACCAGCGTCAAGCAAATAGACCAACTATATGCCGGAATGCAAGCGCTGGCAAAAAAACCCGGGGTCGTCATCGCCGGGGGCGACATCGTCAAAAGCCGGGAGCTTTCGATCACGCTG
- a CDS encoding nitrilase-related carbon-nitrogen hydrolase → MKTGFVQFNPAFGQVTKNLSTIHRLVSSVKADLLVLPELCLSGYNFVSKDEVRQLSETSEGPSIKALKLLSKKTGTILVAGFAEQAGNKIFNSSILIRPSGKTDIYRKTHLFWNEKKWFAPGDTGFKVFRAGQVKIGMMICYDWFFPEAARSLALNGAQIICHPANLVLPYCPRSMPVRALENKVFTITANRTGREKRGRHDLNFIGQSIMAGPDQSILAKAPVKNEAVRVVDIDPKVADNKRVTPLNHLFLDRCPEYYV, encoded by the coding sequence ATGAAGACAGGCTTCGTTCAATTCAACCCGGCTTTCGGCCAGGTAACTAAAAATCTAAGCACCATACACCGGCTGGTCTCCTCAGTCAAGGCCGACCTGCTGGTGCTGCCGGAGCTGTGCCTGTCCGGTTACAATTTCGTTTCCAAGGACGAGGTCCGGCAGTTATCGGAAACTTCCGAAGGGCCTTCCATCAAAGCCTTGAAACTGCTGTCAAAGAAAACGGGGACCATTCTGGTGGCGGGATTCGCCGAGCAGGCCGGGAACAAGATATTTAACTCGTCCATCCTGATCCGTCCTTCGGGCAAGACCGACATCTACCGCAAGACCCATCTTTTCTGGAACGAGAAAAAGTGGTTCGCCCCGGGCGATACCGGTTTCAAGGTCTTCCGGGCCGGACAAGTGAAGATCGGGATGATGATCTGCTACGACTGGTTCTTCCCCGAGGCTGCCCGCAGTCTGGCTCTTAATGGCGCCCAGATCATCTGCCATCCGGCCAACCTGGTACTGCCTTATTGCCCAAGATCCATGCCGGTGAGGGCGCTGGAGAACAAGGTCTTCACCATCACCGCCAACCGGACGGGCCGGGAAAAGCGGGGCCGGCATGACCTGAACTTCATAGGACAGAGCATAATGGCCGGCCCTGATCAAAGCATTTTGGCCAAGGCTCCCGTGAAAAACGAGGCCGTGAGGGTGGTTGACATCGACCCCAAAGTAGCAGATAATAAGAGGGTGACGCCGCTAAACCACCTGTTCCTCGATAGATGCCCGGAATATTATGTTTGA
- a CDS encoding GNAT family N-acetyltransferase has product MSQIRRLFEEDLDRYVNIVAEAYPGFKIVTPEDKQKLKERLVKHQEDDPGVSFWGLFRDEKMLGGMRLHDLNLQMYETQIKAGGVGMVAVDLLHKKEKICREMIAYFLEHYRQKGYNLATLYPFRPDFYKKMGFGYGTRAFQFRTRPDQLPKGSTKSHVKRLETGDLKEYLACARQFGREHHGMMEKTQAEAEGLLKSPDSKVYGYKKADQVLGYLTFSFKPADANFLQTEMVVRELVYQDPEVLMELMTFLHSQADQIKQVVFITQDEHLNWLFGDIRDGSENLIPPLFQQTANAGYGMMYRSLNTRRLLEEMKGHSFGEQNCKLKLNIADSFLPANAGALVAQVEFGSLTISDEQEYDAEVWLDVPEFSSLLMGAVDYKTLHRLGLSRISDPAYLNTVDRIFRAQNKPICYTYF; this is encoded by the coding sequence ATGAGCCAGATACGACGCCTGTTTGAAGAGGATCTTGACCGCTATGTCAACATCGTGGCCGAGGCCTATCCCGGGTTCAAGATCGTCACGCCCGAGGACAAGCAAAAACTCAAGGAACGTTTGGTAAAACACCAGGAGGATGATCCCGGAGTCAGTTTCTGGGGGCTTTTCCGCGACGAGAAAATGCTGGGCGGGATGCGGCTGCACGACCTGAACCTGCAAATGTATGAGACCCAGATCAAGGCCGGCGGGGTGGGCATGGTGGCGGTGGACCTGCTCCACAAAAAGGAAAAGATCTGCCGGGAGATGATCGCCTACTTTCTGGAACACTACCGCCAGAAGGGTTACAATCTGGCCACGCTGTATCCCTTCCGCCCGGACTTTTACAAGAAGATGGGATTTGGCTACGGCACCCGGGCCTTTCAGTTCAGGACCAGGCCCGATCAGCTGCCCAAGGGAAGCACCAAGAGCCATGTCAAACGGCTGGAAACCGGCGATCTCAAGGAATATCTGGCCTGCGCCCGGCAGTTCGGCCGGGAGCATCACGGGATGATGGAGAAGACCCAGGCCGAGGCCGAGGGCCTGCTGAAAAGCCCGGATTCCAAGGTTTACGGCTATAAGAAGGCCGACCAGGTATTGGGGTATCTGACCTTTTCCTTTAAACCGGCCGACGCCAATTTCCTGCAGACCGAGATGGTGGTGCGGGAATTAGTTTATCAGGATCCGGAGGTCCTCATGGAACTGATGACCTTCCTGCACAGCCAGGCCGACCAGATAAAGCAGGTGGTCTTCATCACCCAGGATGAGCACCTGAACTGGCTGTTCGGGGACATCCGTGACGGCTCGGAGAACCTGATCCCGCCGCTGTTCCAGCAGACCGCCAACGCCGGTTACGGGATGATGTACCGGTCGCTCAATACCAGAAGGCTGCTGGAAGAGATGAAAGGACATAGTTTCGGGGAACAAAACTGCAAACTGAAACTTAACATCGCCGACAGTTTCCTGCCGGCCAATGCCGGGGCGCTGGTGGCCCAGGTGGAGTTCGGCTCCCTGACCATATCAGACGAGCAGGAATACGACGCGGAGGTCTGGCTGGACGTCCCTGAATTCTCTTCCCTGCTGATGGGGGCGGTGGATTACAAAACACTTCACCGTCTGGGCCTGTCCCGGATCTCCGATCCGGCCTATTTGAACACGGTGGACCGGATATTTAGGGCCCAAAACAAGCCCATCTGCTATACCTATTTTTAA
- the rplQ gene encoding 50S ribosomal protein L17 translates to MRHRKDTLKLSRSHSHRRALMSNLVTSLFKYEKIQTTFPKAQASKRVAEHLISVSKQNDLAAIRQVGRVVKDKDVLKKLFQVIMPRMKDKNSGFITVTKLWLRKGDAALLCLMELYGAPAKAKLVEGEKKEKEKKIHKPAKKQPGKKVKTEGKPKEEKKPASAKTSVDKVEKKTEKKAEVKK, encoded by the coding sequence ATGCGACACCGCAAAGACACCTTAAAACTGAGCCGCAGCCATTCCCACCGCCGGGCCCTGATGTCCAATCTGGTGACATCGCTGTTCAAATACGAAAAGATACAGACCACCTTCCCCAAGGCCCAGGCCTCCAAGCGGGTGGCCGAGCACCTGATCTCCGTCTCCAAGCAGAACGACCTGGCCGCCATCCGCCAGGTGGGCCGGGTGGTCAAGGACAAGGATGTCCTAAAGAAGCTGTTCCAGGTGATCATGCCCCGGATGAAGGACAAGAACTCCGGCTTCATTACCGTCACCAAGCTATGGCTGCGCAAGGGCGATGCCGCCCTGCTGTGCCTGATGGAGCTCTACGGCGCCCCGGCCAAGGCCAAGCTGGTTGAAGGCGAGAAGAAGGAAAAGGAAAAGAAGATCCACAAGCCGGCCAAGAAACAGCCTGGCAAGAAGGTCAAGACAGAAGGCAAGCCCAAAGAGGAAAAGAAACCCGCCTCCGCCAAGACTTCTGTGGACAAGGTAGAGAAGAAAACAGAGAAAAAGGCCGAAGTAAAGAAGTAG